ACAGCAACAACCTAAAAAATGGCTAAATATAACCTATAGCAATGGAAGTGATACTAAAGAATGGTTAAATGTCATTACTGCGATAAATGAGAAAAAAATAACCACTATTGACGAAATAAAAAAATATTATAATTTGTCAAAAGAAGTGGAACAAAAAATAAATGAATTATGGAAATAATAAAAAAAATAGAAACGACAATGCCAGTTAAGGCTAATATAGATATCCTTGCTAATGAACTTACAGATGGAGTAGCGAGTGGTTTTGTTAATCCTTTAGAATTTTTGGTTAAAATAGAATTTCTTACAAAAGTACTTGAACAAGCAAAAAAGCAAGTAAAAGATTTAGCAGTTCAAAGTTTAAGTAGCAATGAAAGTTTATTTGGTGCTAAAATTGAACTCGCTGAAACAGGCGTTAAATACGATTACTCGCAGTCAGAGAGTTGGCAAAGTATTAAAGCACAAATCGAGCCTTTGGAAACTGAATTAAAGGCTATTGAGGAGCAAATAAAAATGGCTACTAAAATTGGAAAATCTTTTGTAGATGAAAGTACAGGAGAGTTAATTTCGCCAGTGCAAAAAACATCAACAGCTTCAATAAAAATAACTTTAGGAAAATAATTAAAAAATGTTTAATCAAATGTTACGGCATAGAATGTTGGCCGTTTATTTAAACGATATGAAAACATTATATTTTATAAAAGACATAAGAGGAAACGAGTTCTATGTTAGTGGCAGTTTTTAAATTCACACAATATGGAAAACCCAATTAAAGAAAACAGAATAGTAAAAGATAAAACTTTTGCTTTAAGACTTTTAGGATTTGCTTTAGATGTAGATTGTGCAGATGCTTGTTCTGAAGATGAAAAAGAAAGCATGATAAGTTATGCTACAAGTTTATTAAAATATCAAATTAAAACCGCAACTGAAAAAGATGAATTAGATTATTTAGAAAGATGTAATGCTAAAGAAAAGCTAAAAAAAGGATTAATGTTTTTAGGACATGGTATGGCTTAATTGGCAAAACTGACATATACAACGTGTTATATGCTGGGCGGACAAATTAGTAGAAACTTAATTAAATGAGCGAATGATAGTAAAAGAAAAAAATGGGGAGGGTTTTTTAGACCTTAGAATATGCGACAATTTAGAATTGATGGCAGAAATTAAAGATAATACAATAGACTTAATTTACTGTGATATACTTTACGGAACAGGCAGAAAGTTTGCAGACTACCAAGATTTAAAACCAATTAGAAGTGAAATTGAAAACCACTACATACCAAGAATAAAAGAAATGCACCGAATACTAAAATCAACAGGTAGTATTTACTTACAAATGGACGAAAAAATAGTCCATTGGATGCGTTGCATTATGGATGATATATTTGGATGTGATAATTTTAGGAATAATATTATTTGGCACTACAACAGGTGGACTGCTACAAGTAAAGATTTTCAAAAATTACACGATTGTATTTTAAGATACTCAAAAACAATCGAGTTTTTATTTAACATTGAATATAAGCAACATACAGAAAATACTAAAAAACGAAGAGAAAATAAACTTACAAGAGTTGAAAAAGGTAATAGAATTGAAGTTCCTTTTTGTGAAAAAGGTGTTCCGCAAAATGATGTTTGGTGCGACATACCATTTTTACCACCAAGTAGCAATGAAAGGAAACAAAGCCCATACGATACAATGAAGCCTAAAAAACTAATTGAAAGAATTATAAAAGCAAGTAGTAACGAAGGAGATTTAGTTGCAGACTTTTATAGTGGTAGTTTTACAACAGCAGAAGTTTGTAAAGATTTGAAACGTAACTTTATAGGCTGCGATATAAACCCCAATTGCCTTGAAAAGGCAAAAGAGCGTGGGCTTTTTTCTTTTACGGATTTAACCAAAAATGTTGATTAAAT
Above is a window of Chitinophagales bacterium DNA encoding:
- a CDS encoding site-specific DNA-methyltransferase is translated as MIVKEKNGEGFLDLRICDNLELMAEIKDNTIDLIYCDILYGTGRKFADYQDLKPIRSEIENHYIPRIKEMHRILKSTGSIYLQMDEKIVHWMRCIMDDIFGCDNFRNNIIWHYNRWTATSKDFQKLHDCILRYSKTIEFLFNIEYKQHTENTKKRRENKLTRVEKGNRIEVPFCEKGVPQNDVWCDIPFLPPSSNERKQSPYDTMKPKKLIERIIKASSNEGDLVADFYSGSFTTAEVCKDLKRNFIGCDINPNCLEKAKERGLFSFTDLTKNVD